A stretch of DNA from Macrotis lagotis isolate mMagLag1 chromosome X, bilby.v1.9.chrom.fasta, whole genome shotgun sequence:
GTTCCTCAAGTCTTCAGGGCACATATGCTTTAACAGCTTTCCTAGAGAGGATCACCCAGGTTCCATATGGTCTTGGAAAATCGGAAAGTGTGAGTACATCAGCCCTACCCGCCCACCAGCCACTGGGGCAGGAAGGGGGTGGCCAGGGGGGAAGGGGGCGGGGCAGAGTAGCTTCAAGAGGCTCTTGGGGTGAAGGCTGGGACCAGAGAAGTCTCTGTTTGCCTGCCCACCTGCCAGGGAGGCCTAGTCAGAGCCCATGTGGTGAGCAACTGGTTTCCTCTCTTAAGGACCTATAGTTCCAGGGCCGTGCCAGTGAGTGCCAGACAGCCAACAATCTACTCACACCATAACCATCAGAGGCTTCCTCTGGGACGCACATCAGATTCTCTCCTGAGAACAGGAGCCCTGACATACTTGGACACAAGAGCTAGTACTTTTCTGGACCTGGAGGGCTGAGTATCTTCTTCTAGGAAGTTGGGCACCAAAACTGGAGACTTACTCAGTAGCCGTGGTTCCAGAGGGCAGAAGAATCATGAAAGATCCAGTGGTTCATCCATCAGTGTTTGTTGTGGATGGACAGACAGAAGTGCCCTTCCCCAGACGGGAAAGGGTCAAGCAATGTCCATGCCAGGGAACACAGCTGGGCCTGGGGTTCTTCCTGCTACTGGCCCTGACTGGGGTAGTGATCGAAGGGTATTTTCTATGGAACTTCCATTGGGATCTGGTGGCCCTCAACCTTCGGCTCCCGGTGAGTGAGCAATCCCAGCTTGGGTGCCTTTGGGTGTATTTGTTTCTGGGTATACATCcctgtggggtgtgtgtgtgtgtgtgtgtgtatgtgtgtgtgtgtgtgtgtgagagagagagagagagagaccactGGCCTGGTGGTTTCCATAGTCACATTGCATTTCTGTTTTTCAGAAAGAGGAGAACTCCTTGGAGAAGCTGGTACAGGGTGAGTTTAAAGGAAGGGACAAGAAGTGAAAGGCCAGTTCTGCCAGGGGGTGGGGTTACCCAGTCTCTTCAACTAAGTGTCATCCTGTCTTCCGTCATATCCTATGCTGGTTGTCAGGCTACagtctccccacccccagcctccCCCCTCCCAACTTgacttctgtctctctcttctcattcccccacccccacttccagCTTCTCTTCTGCATCTGtgctcctccttcctccccccccccccagcctagGAACCTTGTTACCCAATGGAGTTTGCACaacccagggttattatgagtgTGTGTTGGGTTTGGGGGTGGTGTGGGGGAGTAGGAGTGGTAAACAGAAAACATAGCTCATTCCTACTCATAAATGAGGTCCAGAAATTGAATTTGGGGGTCTaatgacctgggtttgaatcttggctctgctgcTTACCctttgtgtggtcttgggaaagtccATCTCCTCTCCTTGGATCTcaaatgtcctcatctgtaaaatgagaactttGAGATCTTGTCCAGCTCTACAGTTAGGATCCTGGTATCCTATGACCTCAAGATCTGGGGTTGTGACCATAGAAGGGAGGACATTAGGAGGACTATCCGCCAAACTTAAAGGAGCAGACACAGAAGTAGGGATGCTACCTATAACCCCATCCTTTGACTTGTGACCTCTTGTCTCTTCCTAGAGCAGAGACCGTACCAAGACAAGCCAGCAGCTCACCTCACAGGTAAGGATCTGGAGGACAGGCAGAAAAGACAAGGTATTGGTCACTGTTAGCCTTAAGGAAACCCTCTATAAATTCCAGATTACATCAATTACAAATAGTTTCCATAACAGGAATttcctacactgatgaaatcacaagtctaggccaaaaacaaaccaaccaaccCCCAAACTTCCCCTAACCTTCCCACAATCCCTCATTTCTTCTTGgtactttctatttttccttccctaAAATGTAGAATGGCGGTATTATCAATGGCTCTGCCTAAtccaaatcccttattttacacTAAGACCCAGATCTATGAAATGATTGACTCACTGGGatctctgactccagattcaggcAGCCacggtggggggggtggggggggcctCTGGTTTTCTGAATCTTCAGATTCCAGTTTCTTTCTACTAAGGGATATTGAATACTCCTATCATAGAGGGCCTAGATAACCTGCCCTACTTGTTAGGGGAAATAGAACTCACTCAGCCCCTACCTCCACCACAAGTATATTTATGCTCTatatatgtttctctctctctctctctctctctctctctctctctctctctctctctctctttctctttctgtgtctctgtctctgactgtctgtgtctgtttctgtctctgtctctctcctttctccagggGTCAACACAAGCCTGGCAGCGAAAGGTGGACCATTGCTCTGGGAAGCCCATCTAGGCCTAGCTTTTCTTCGAGACCTGGACTATCGAGCAGGGTCCCTGGTTTGCATCAAGCCTGGCTACTATTACATCTATTCAAAGGTGCAGCTTCGTGGTATTGGATGCCCAGGTGGATTGTTGACTGGTGGACCTGTTACCCATGGGCTCTACAAGCGAACATCCCGATACCCTGAAGATCTGGAACTGCTAGTTGGTCATCAGTCCTCTTGTGGCTGGGCAGGAACCTCAAACAGGGTCTGGTGGGACAGTAGTTTCCTGGGTGGTGTGATCTACCTCGAGGCTGGAGAGGAAGTCTTTGTCCAAGTGCCAGAGGAGAGACTAATCAGTGTCAAGGATGAGACCCGCTCCTATTTTGGGGCCTTCATGGTTTAagctgcctcagtttttccatctataaaatgagggatttggattagatgatctctataTTTTCTTCCAGCACTGAATCCAATGATCCTGTGAtcttagctctgtgatcttgggcaagtcactgcctcTTGGGACCTCAGTTTATCCTATCCATAAGATGGAAAGATGATTCTACATGATTTCTAAGACTCCTTCCATCTCTCAATTGTATGTACTATGATTGATGGCCCAAGCCAAGCAAGGACTTTGAGGAACACAGGGAGTTTCCAAGATTAGGCAGAGAGTTAGAAGGTGGAAGTCAAAGCAGATGGCAAGACAAAGGACTGGTCTGTCTATTCAGGACaccagcaccagccctggggccaatgAGG
This window harbors:
- the TNFSF14 gene encoding tumor necrosis factor ligand superfamily member 14, which encodes MKDPVVHPSVFVVDGQTEVPFPRRERVKQCPCQGTQLGLGFFLLLALTGVVIEGYFLWNFHWDLVALNLRLPKEENSLEKLVQEQRPYQDKPAAHLTGVNTSLAAKGGPLLWEAHLGLAFLRDLDYRAGSLVCIKPGYYYIYSKVQLRGIGCPGGLLTGGPVTHGLYKRTSRYPEDLELLVGHQSSCGWAGTSNRVWWDSSFLGGVIYLEAGEEVFVQVPEERLISVKDETRSYFGAFMV